A region from the Candidatus Hydrogenedentota bacterium genome encodes:
- a CDS encoding type II toxin-antitoxin system Phd/YefM family antitoxin, with protein sequence MKSVNIHEAKTHLSRLLQEVSDGEEIIIANAGKPIARLVAYVEPTGPRTPGCWRGQVWMADDFDETPEDIINSFYGEET encoded by the coding sequence ATGAAATCCGTCAATATTCACGAAGCCAAAACTCATTTGTCCCGCCTCCTCCAAGAAGTGTCGGACGGCGAGGAAATTATCATCGCCAATGCGGGCAAGCCCATTGCCCGGCTGGTCGCCTATGTCGAGCCCACGGGGCCGCGGACGCCCGGCTGCTGGCGCGGTCAGGTTTGGATGGCGGACGATTTCGATGAGACGCCCGAGGACATCATCAATTCGTTCTATGGTGAAGAAACGTGA
- a CDS encoding alpha/beta hydrolase, whose product MSTFPLKSALFVLAFATSLSPAHAGIESLIVPYTATEDVVYGQKEGMGLTMDILEPEQGRKGIGIVLISSGSWRSSKSNLPEEVAEFRQDHWAMGLLSNGYTAFVVRHGSGPRFHVPEMVEDVRRAVRFIRLHAADYKIDPDHLGITSGSSGGHLALMVGMTGDDGNADSKDPVERVSSRTQAIVSWFPPTDMVNYGITDGYTFVQKLQPQRFTDMFGTITDLPAQLREVSPLYFTTPDDPPLLLLHGDADKTVPLQQSEILKAKYEETGLKVKLIVQPGGVHSGWEGLEKNYVDVAEWFDTYLK is encoded by the coding sequence ATGAGTACGTTTCCGCTGAAATCCGCGCTGTTTGTTCTCGCCTTCGCAACATCACTGTCCCCGGCCCACGCGGGCATTGAATCGCTAATCGTGCCCTATACCGCCACGGAGGATGTGGTTTACGGCCAGAAGGAGGGCATGGGCCTGACGATGGACATCCTGGAGCCGGAGCAGGGCCGGAAGGGCATTGGCATCGTGCTGATCTCCAGCGGGAGCTGGCGATCGAGCAAGTCGAATCTGCCGGAGGAAGTGGCGGAGTTCCGCCAGGACCACTGGGCCATGGGCCTGCTGAGCAACGGCTACACGGCCTTCGTGGTGCGCCATGGGAGCGGCCCGCGCTTTCATGTGCCGGAGATGGTGGAAGACGTGCGGCGCGCGGTGCGCTTTATCCGCCTGCACGCGGCGGACTACAAGATCGATCCCGATCACCTGGGCATCACCAGTGGATCCTCCGGCGGCCACCTGGCGCTCATGGTGGGGATGACGGGCGACGATGGCAACGCGGATTCGAAGGATCCGGTGGAGCGGGTGAGCAGCAGGACCCAGGCGATTGTGTCGTGGTTTCCGCCGACGGACATGGTGAACTATGGCATCACCGATGGCTATACCTTTGTCCAGAAGCTCCAGCCCCAGCGTTTCACGGACATGTTCGGCACGATCACGGATCTGCCCGCCCAGCTCCGGGAAGTCTCGCCGCTGTATTTCACGACGCCGGACGATCCGCCCCTCCTGCTGCTCCATGGCGACGCCGACAAGACCGTTCCGCTGCAGCAGTCGGAAATCCTGAAGGCGAAGTACGAAGAGACGGGCCTGAAGGTGAAGCTGATCGTCCAGCCCGGCGGCGTGCACAGCGGCTGGGAAGGGCTGGAGAAGAATTACGTGGATGTGGCCGAGTGGTTCGACACGTACTTGAAGTAG
- a CDS encoding threonine--tRNA ligase, which produces MCSQPHDDPKQTFIYKLRHSLAHIMAQAVLTIRPKAKMAFGPPVEFGFYYDFDFGAEPIGERDLEQIENAMRKIIKEKQPFEQSFKTLDEAKAVLSPTDQTYKIEYAQELVESGRAGDEGLGFYVNGPFTDLCEGPHLAHTGEVPKACFKLDRISGSYWRGSEKNPMLTRIYGLAFESKDELDDYIARRKLAMERDHRKLGQELDLFFMDEEVGVGLPMWMPNGAVVRDELEQWAREIEFRAGYQRVSTPAITRGELYHRSGHLPYYADSMYPAMVVDEHDEYYLRPMNCPHHHKIYGARPHSYRDLPLRLAEYGNTYRYEKHGSLAGLLRVRAMCMNDAHIYCTPEQVEQEFRSVMDMYTYYYGHLRMGNFRVRLSLHDPASDKFAGKTEEWLKSEAVVRDVLNKLGVEYEEEKGEAAFYGPKIDIQVKNLLGREETVSTCQLDFVVADRFDLKYVDANGEQQTPFIIHRAPLSTHERMISFLIELYGGAFPTWMAPLQVKLIPVNDDVADYAQEIAADLRENLFRAEIDDSNESFNKKIRNAITHKVPNIWIIGNKEKENRTITWRRYCSKDQLSVDIGDAQMALERMRGERMMDNFEDVALPLG; this is translated from the coding sequence ATGTGCAGCCAGCCCCACGACGACCCGAAGCAGACTTTTATTTACAAATTACGCCATTCGCTGGCCCATATCATGGCGCAGGCGGTGCTCACGATTCGTCCGAAGGCAAAAATGGCCTTTGGTCCGCCGGTGGAATTTGGCTTTTATTATGACTTCGACTTCGGTGCGGAGCCCATCGGCGAGCGGGATCTGGAACAGATCGAAAACGCGATGCGCAAGATCATCAAGGAAAAGCAGCCCTTCGAGCAGTCCTTCAAGACCCTGGACGAGGCGAAGGCGGTCCTGAGCCCCACCGACCAAACCTACAAGATTGAATATGCCCAGGAGCTGGTGGAGAGCGGCCGCGCGGGCGATGAGGGCCTCGGCTTCTATGTGAATGGGCCCTTCACCGATCTCTGCGAGGGCCCCCACCTGGCCCACACGGGCGAGGTGCCCAAGGCCTGCTTCAAGCTGGACCGAATCTCGGGCAGCTACTGGCGCGGCAGCGAGAAGAATCCGATGCTCACCCGCATCTACGGGCTGGCTTTTGAATCGAAGGACGAACTGGACGATTACATCGCGCGGCGCAAGCTGGCCATGGAGCGGGACCACCGCAAGCTGGGCCAGGAGTTGGACCTCTTCTTTATGGACGAGGAAGTGGGCGTGGGCCTGCCCATGTGGATGCCGAATGGCGCCGTGGTGCGGGACGAATTGGAGCAGTGGGCGCGGGAGATCGAATTCCGCGCGGGCTACCAGCGCGTGAGCACCCCGGCGATTACCCGGGGCGAACTCTACCACCGTTCGGGCCACCTCCCCTACTACGCCGACTCCATGTATCCCGCGATGGTGGTGGACGAACACGACGAGTATTACCTGCGCCCCATGAACTGCCCGCACCACCACAAGATTTACGGCGCGCGCCCCCACTCCTACCGCGACCTGCCCCTGCGCCTGGCGGAATACGGCAACACCTACCGCTATGAGAAGCACGGCTCCCTCGCGGGCCTGCTGCGCGTCCGCGCCATGTGCATGAACGACGCCCACATCTACTGCACCCCGGAGCAGGTGGAACAGGAATTCCGCTCGGTGATGGACATGTACACCTATTACTATGGCCACCTGCGCATGGGCAACTTCCGCGTACGCCTGAGCCTGCACGATCCCGCTTCGGACAAATTTGCGGGCAAGACCGAAGAGTGGCTCAAGAGCGAGGCGGTCGTCCGCGATGTGCTCAACAAACTCGGTGTGGAGTATGAAGAAGAAAAGGGTGAAGCCGCCTTCTACGGTCCCAAGATCGACATCCAGGTGAAGAACCTCCTGGGCCGCGAAGAGACCGTGTCCACCTGCCAGCTCGACTTCGTGGTGGCGGATCGCTTTGACCTGAAATACGTCGACGCCAATGGCGAACAACAGACCCCCTTCATCATCCACCGCGCGCCGCTGAGCACCCACGAGCGCATGATCAGCTTCCTTATCGAGCTTTACGGCGGGGCCTTCCCCACCTGGATGGCCCCCCTCCAGGTCAAGCTCATCCCCGTCAACGACGACGTGGCCGACTACGCCCAGGAAATCGCCGCCGACCTCCGCGAGAACCTCTTCCGCGCCGAGATCGACGACAGCAACGAGAGCTTCAACAAGAAGATCCGCAACGCCATCACCCACAAGGTGCCGAATATCTGGATCATCGGCAACAAGGAAAAAGAGAACCGCACCATCACCTGGCGGCGGTATTGCTCGAAGGACCAGCTCAGCGTGGACATCGGCGACGCGCAGATGGCCCTGGAGCGCATGCGCGGCGAGCGGATGATGGACAATTTCGAGGACGTGGCGTTGCCGTTGGGGTGA
- a CDS encoding exo-alpha-sialidase, giving the protein MGISQNMLVALALLCPVSAIFAQKAPAAGAPLPVYPIWDESVPFPTREALATPDGMTRQVVHRAGSDEFNFLHDVAITEYQGTLFAAWYNCPNGEMEGASVIRGRRSTDQGKTWSEVEVIAADTANQGVMYVPIAFGQSGGQLYGFISNMIGPDLVTRCEVFVYPGATAPGEPWNSKGFIADSFLPNSAAQRLPGGDFLIAGRVADAPGTKPETPAVALSRGDDLTVPWDIVRLQRDKHLPDGHELKYPETTVIVEEDGLVAFVRNDGGNGLIYTGDPTGRTWSAPHTANFRIGSAKPYAGTLSTGQRYLLYTTPTPGYRELLTMAISKPGERRFSKVWQIHDGPDTALGVGPEWSYPCAYETSGNLYVVYTSEKRHAMLAIIPVASLASP; this is encoded by the coding sequence ATGGGAATCTCACAAAACATGTTGGTGGCGCTCGCCCTGCTCTGCCCGGTGAGCGCGATCTTTGCGCAGAAAGCGCCCGCTGCGGGAGCCCCCCTGCCGGTCTATCCGATCTGGGATGAATCCGTGCCCTTTCCGACGCGGGAAGCGCTCGCAACGCCCGATGGGATGACGCGACAGGTAGTTCATCGCGCGGGGAGCGATGAATTCAATTTTCTGCATGACGTGGCCATTACGGAATACCAAGGCACGCTCTTCGCCGCGTGGTACAACTGTCCCAACGGGGAGATGGAAGGCGCGTCGGTGATTCGGGGTCGGCGATCGACGGATCAGGGCAAGACGTGGTCCGAGGTGGAGGTGATTGCGGCGGATACGGCGAACCAGGGTGTGATGTATGTTCCTATTGCGTTCGGGCAGAGCGGTGGGCAGCTCTATGGTTTTATTTCCAATATGATCGGTCCGGATTTGGTAACGCGATGCGAGGTTTTCGTCTATCCCGGCGCAACGGCCCCCGGTGAGCCCTGGAATTCGAAGGGCTTCATTGCGGATAGCTTTCTCCCCAACAGCGCGGCGCAGCGGCTGCCGGGCGGGGACTTTCTGATCGCGGGACGCGTGGCCGATGCGCCGGGAACGAAGCCGGAAACCCCGGCGGTGGCGCTGAGCCGAGGGGATGACCTCACGGTGCCCTGGGACATCGTGCGGCTTCAACGGGACAAGCACCTGCCCGATGGGCACGAATTGAAGTATCCGGAGACGACCGTTATCGTTGAAGAGGATGGTCTTGTGGCCTTCGTCCGCAATGACGGCGGCAATGGTCTGATCTACACCGGCGACCCGACCGGCCGCACGTGGTCCGCACCGCACACGGCGAACTTCCGTATTGGCTCGGCCAAGCCCTATGCGGGCACGCTGAGCACGGGCCAGCGCTACCTGCTCTACACCACGCCCACGCCGGGTTATCGCGAGCTATTGACGATGGCCATCAGCAAGCCGGGCGAGCGGCGCTTTTCCAAGGTTTGGCAGATTCACGATGGCCCCGACACGGCGCTGGGCGTGGGGCCGGAGTGGTCCTACCCGTGCGCCTATGAAACTTCCGGGAATCTGTACGTGGTCTACACCTCCGAAAAACGCCACGCGATGCTGGCGATTATTCCCGTGGCAAGTCTCGCATCACCTTGA
- a CDS encoding nucleotidyltransferase domain-containing protein, which produces MSQPRIAIPQEQIEAFCRKWRVREFSLFGSVLRDDFRPDSDVDVLVSFQEHPEIGLWDISEMAEELEGLYARKVDLVIKEGLNNPFRRKEILDRREILYAA; this is translated from the coding sequence ATGAGCCAGCCCAGAATCGCCATACCGCAAGAGCAGATCGAAGCCTTCTGCAGGAAATGGCGCGTGCGCGAGTTCTCCCTCTTCGGCTCCGTCCTCCGCGATGATTTTCGCCCCGACAGCGACGTGGACGTGCTGGTCAGCTTTCAGGAGCATCCCGAGATAGGCCTGTGGGATATCTCCGAAATGGCTGAAGAGCTTGAAGGACTTTACGCCCGGAAGGTGGACTTGGTCATCAAAGAGGGTCTGAACAATCCCTTCCGCCGTAAGGAGATTCTGGATCGGAGGGAAATTCTTTATGCAGCCTGA
- a CDS encoding family 78 glycoside hydrolase catalytic domain, giving the protein MTSRKIFSTLFVLCLVSGLMTAADAMALSTTDLRCEYRTNPLGIDSDVPRLGWKLESKERGVRQTAWHVLVASSPELLKEGKADLWDSGKIESDDSTHVVYAGAPLTSRQFCYWKVRVWGQDSKPGKWSETAHWSMGLLTPEDWTGQWIGADWIEDNAGPLPWLRKNITLDAAPEKAVAYVCALGYYELYVNGKKVDDYVLTPAVSDYGKRGLYLTHDISGYLKKGDNTIALWLGRGWSGRLLAAASTKGPLVRAQFEIGGAAPQVIVTDTTWKAAKSPITPLGKLESGQYGGERYDSRLENPDWAAVKFDDSAWGNAVQYDPPTPIIAAQISEPNRVLGDIPARSVKKQEDGTWLVDMGKNFSGWLEYRFPKGGPEGMEIRLDYGDKFLDNGKLQSYNQYDEFVFSGPKAQTFKTRFNYHAFRYVIVKGLEAAPSIEDITGHWISTDYAATSEFSSSNDLLNWIYDTANWTYRCLTLGSYVVDCPHRERLGYGGDSGTSMEMGMTNFMTAPLYSKWLRDWRDTQAPDGDLPHTAPNAQIAGGGPAWSGICVTMPWMVYQQYGDTRVLEESYPTMQRWLAFLETKQKDGILAPYFGVGYTSQEWSFLGDWVSPNRGQGADSRVDENSTLFFNNAYYVHNLQLAAQTAALLGKPDDAANYTKQAQELAARLHERFLNPDGATYVNGEQPYLAMPLLFNITPEDKRDAVMNALRESILVKQKGHLNTGMHGTYFMFRYLTDTDNSDLLYSVASQPDYPGWGHMRANDATTIWEEWNGDNSHIHDTLISVGMWFIQGLAGIQLDPAHPGFQHFIIRPALVGDLTHVNGARETLYGRVESNWKREGGKATYTITIPPNTTANVMLTADDPATVMLEGKPLAENPLASEVRKEGKRVAATLGSGTYEITAPAPPMK; this is encoded by the coding sequence ATGACTTCCAGGAAAATTTTCTCCACCCTCTTCGTATTGTGCCTGGTCTCAGGTCTGATGACCGCCGCAGACGCCATGGCGCTCTCCACCACCGACCTCCGCTGCGAATACCGCACCAACCCCCTCGGCATCGATTCTGACGTCCCGCGCCTCGGCTGGAAGCTCGAAAGCAAAGAGCGCGGCGTGCGCCAGACCGCCTGGCACGTGCTGGTTGCTTCGTCGCCCGAACTGCTCAAGGAGGGCAAGGCCGATCTGTGGGACAGCGGAAAAATCGAAAGCGATGATTCGACTCACGTGGTTTACGCTGGGGCCCCCCTCACTTCGCGTCAGTTCTGCTACTGGAAAGTCCGCGTCTGGGGGCAGGATAGCAAGCCCGGCAAATGGAGCGAGACTGCCCACTGGTCCATGGGGCTCCTTACGCCGGAGGACTGGACCGGTCAGTGGATCGGCGCGGATTGGATCGAAGACAACGCAGGCCCCCTGCCCTGGCTGCGCAAGAACATTACCCTCGACGCCGCCCCCGAGAAAGCGGTCGCCTACGTCTGTGCCCTGGGCTACTACGAGCTCTACGTCAACGGCAAGAAAGTCGATGACTACGTGCTGACACCCGCGGTGAGCGACTATGGCAAGCGCGGCCTTTACCTGACCCACGACATCAGCGGTTACCTGAAAAAGGGCGACAACACCATCGCCCTCTGGCTCGGTCGGGGCTGGTCCGGTCGCCTGCTTGCCGCCGCTTCCACGAAGGGTCCCCTCGTGCGCGCCCAGTTCGAAATCGGCGGAGCCGCGCCACAGGTCATCGTCACGGACACCACTTGGAAGGCCGCCAAAAGCCCCATTACGCCGTTGGGCAAGCTGGAGAGCGGACAATACGGCGGCGAGCGCTATGACAGCCGCCTGGAGAATCCAGACTGGGCCGCCGTGAAATTCGACGACAGCGCCTGGGGCAACGCCGTGCAATACGACCCGCCCACGCCCATCATCGCCGCCCAGATCTCCGAGCCCAACCGCGTGCTGGGCGATATCCCCGCCCGGTCCGTGAAGAAGCAGGAGGACGGCACCTGGCTCGTCGACATGGGCAAGAACTTCAGCGGCTGGCTCGAATACCGCTTCCCCAAAGGGGGACCCGAAGGCATGGAAATCCGACTGGACTACGGCGACAAGTTCCTCGACAATGGCAAGCTCCAGAGCTACAACCAGTACGATGAATTCGTATTCAGCGGCCCGAAAGCACAGACCTTCAAGACCCGTTTCAACTACCACGCCTTCCGCTATGTCATCGTGAAGGGCCTGGAAGCTGCACCCTCCATTGAGGATATCACCGGCCACTGGATCTCCACCGACTACGCGGCCACGTCCGAGTTCTCCAGCTCCAACGATCTGCTGAACTGGATCTACGATACCGCCAACTGGACTTATCGCTGCCTCACCCTCGGCAGCTATGTGGTCGACTGCCCCCACCGCGAGCGCCTGGGCTACGGTGGCGATTCCGGCACCTCCATGGAAATGGGTATGACGAATTTCATGACCGCCCCCCTCTACAGCAAATGGCTCCGCGACTGGCGCGACACCCAGGCTCCCGACGGCGACCTGCCCCACACCGCGCCCAATGCCCAGATCGCAGGCGGCGGACCCGCCTGGAGCGGCATCTGCGTTACCATGCCCTGGATGGTCTACCAGCAGTACGGCGACACCCGCGTGCTCGAAGAGTCCTACCCCACCATGCAGCGCTGGCTCGCCTTCCTCGAAACCAAGCAGAAAGACGGCATCCTAGCCCCCTACTTCGGCGTCGGCTATACCAGCCAGGAGTGGTCCTTCCTCGGCGACTGGGTATCCCCCAACCGAGGCCAGGGCGCGGACAGCCGCGTGGATGAAAACTCCACCCTCTTCTTCAACAACGCCTACTACGTCCATAACCTCCAACTTGCCGCCCAGACGGCCGCGCTCCTCGGTAAGCCGGACGATGCCGCCAACTACACGAAACAAGCCCAGGAGCTCGCCGCCCGACTCCACGAGCGCTTCCTCAATCCCGATGGCGCAACCTACGTCAACGGCGAACAGCCCTACCTCGCCATGCCTCTACTCTTCAACATCACCCCCGAAGACAAGCGCGACGCCGTCATGAACGCCCTCCGCGAATCCATCCTCGTAAAGCAAAAGGGTCACCTTAACACCGGCATGCACGGAACCTACTTCATGTTCCGCTATCTAACCGACACCGACAACAGCGACCTCCTCTACAGCGTCGCCTCCCAACCCGACTACCCCGGCTGGGGCCACATGCGCGCGAATGACGCAACCACCATCTGGGAAGAATGGAACGGCGACAACTCCCACATCCACGACACCCTCATCTCCGTGGGCATGTGGTTCATCCAGGGCCTCGCAGGCATCCAGCTCGACCCCGCCCATCCCGGCTTTCAGCACTTCATCATCCGCCCCGCCCTCGTCGGCGACCTTACCCATGTGAACGGCGCACGCGAAACCCTCTACGGCCGCGTCGAATCCAACTGGAAGCGCGAAGGCGGCAAAGCCACCTACACCATCACCATCCCGCCCAACACCACCGCCAACGTCATGCTCACTGCCGACGACCCCGCAACGGTGATGCTCGAAGGAAAGCCTCTGGCGGAGAATCCCCTGGCCAGCGAGGTGCGCAAAGAAGGCAAACGCGTAGCCGCCACCCTCGGCTCCGGCACCTACGAGATCACCGCGCCCGCACCGCCAATGAAATGA
- a CDS encoding PPC domain-containing protein, whose protein sequence is MSHLDYLTPPTSVRAGLLTAAFILASLVAPQSQAARPAGAAAVPTPERIVLAKDDPEKKAAHAGNRAGLKDAADKKPNDYRQHKGEYESQYEDAFKRGYERGYVGGEVLIGLGEALNAQSGEKAAQSMLTSDEALTMLDVKPGATKVINKAVITGYKTDVYGVSVPKGATLRVEMTTKSKSAYFNVVDVSDKSGAAVHRGEVEGPEASVAASVDGTYLIRPFLESPAAKRGEKAEYGLKIQIDSGTAATTPSGGAHTGAKAAQALLTPDEALTMLEIASGATKVISKGYINGYNSDCYGVDVPKGSTLHVEMTTTSTSAYFNVIDVSDTSGAALHRGEVDGSISSIDVNTDGTYLIRPFLVKPAAKNGEKAEYSLKVKIIAR, encoded by the coding sequence ATGTCTCACCTCGACTATCTCACCCCCCCGACATCCGTCCGCGCCGGGCTTCTCACGGCCGCTTTCATTCTGGCCAGTCTGGTTGCTCCCCAGAGTCAGGCTGCACGCCCCGCAGGCGCGGCCGCTGTGCCGACGCCCGAAAGAATCGTGCTGGCAAAGGACGATCCCGAGAAGAAGGCCGCTCACGCCGGTAATCGCGCCGGACTGAAGGATGCGGCGGACAAGAAGCCCAACGACTATCGCCAGCACAAAGGCGAATATGAGTCGCAGTATGAAGATGCGTTCAAGCGCGGTTATGAGCGGGGCTACGTCGGCGGCGAGGTTCTGATTGGTCTCGGCGAAGCCCTGAACGCGCAGAGCGGCGAGAAAGCCGCCCAGTCCATGCTCACCAGCGATGAGGCCCTTACCATGCTCGACGTCAAGCCGGGCGCCACCAAAGTAATCAACAAAGCCGTCATTACGGGTTACAAGACCGATGTCTACGGTGTGTCCGTGCCAAAAGGCGCCACACTCCGCGTGGAAATGACTACGAAGAGCAAGTCGGCCTACTTCAATGTCGTCGATGTCTCCGACAAGAGCGGCGCCGCCGTGCATCGCGGTGAGGTGGAGGGCCCCGAGGCGAGCGTCGCGGCTTCCGTGGATGGCACCTACCTGATCCGGCCATTTCTGGAATCCCCCGCCGCCAAGCGGGGCGAAAAGGCCGAGTACGGACTGAAGATTCAGATCGACAGCGGTACCGCCGCCACCACGCCGTCGGGCGGAGCCCATACCGGCGCCAAGGCGGCCCAGGCGCTCTTGACACCGGACGAGGCCCTGACCATGCTCGAAATCGCTTCGGGTGCCACCAAAGTCATCAGCAAGGGCTACATCAACGGCTACAACAGCGACTGCTACGGCGTGGATGTTCCGAAGGGCTCGACTCTCCACGTGGAAATGACCACGACCAGCACCTCGGCCTATTTCAACGTGATCGATGTGTCGGACACCAGCGGCGCCGCCCTGCACCGCGGCGAGGTCGACGGGTCTATCTCGTCCATCGACGTCAACACCGATGGCACCTACCTGATTCGGCCTTTCCTGGTGAAACCCGCCGCGAAAAACGGGGAAAAGGCGGAGTACTCCCTGAAGGTTAAGATCATCGCGCGATAA
- a CDS encoding metallophosphoesterase, translating into MACVVRCLVVCCAAFLFSTSARGEYITRIWLTHASTDTTTLMVNWETDLPGPSRVAYGPTEALGGEVRDDAPVTLHHVPVPFPDDGTLYYRVSTDRRCSAIHAVQTYSGDALRIAAAANWQDHPNLDALLAEGPHLLLSCGDMINGLMSIGHPGNRTITTDFSDLIDAYPDLFARTPFMPVLGNHDRQIYHRLLQPPPEPIYDLKATAFLNFFPLPDPGRTWHLDIPGFDVRVIGLDLSHTPDAGTTWQSCQAFDAGSAQMSWYRETMAESRQRFVLTVYNEWHHLVGKAAEGEWMNVAKQGSAAISGFGLFAERANYDGLPCFNTALKTGNIYANGGRTRFYQKAPSYLLLTIPRAEGPMRADFKSLDGRLMNRTEWPERKYQIRASTTGLAARLDSD; encoded by the coding sequence ATGGCGTGTGTTGTCCGGTGTCTTGTGGTCTGCTGCGCGGCGTTTCTATTTTCGACGTCCGCCCGGGGTGAATACATCACCCGGATCTGGTTGACCCATGCCAGCACCGACACCACGACGCTGATGGTCAACTGGGAGACCGATTTACCGGGTCCGTCGCGCGTGGCCTATGGCCCCACGGAGGCGCTGGGCGGGGAAGTCCGGGACGATGCGCCTGTGACCCTGCACCATGTGCCGGTCCCCTTTCCCGACGATGGCACGCTCTACTACCGTGTATCCACCGACCGACGTTGTTCGGCGATTCACGCGGTGCAAACCTACAGCGGCGACGCGCTCCGGATTGCGGCGGCGGCCAATTGGCAGGATCACCCGAATCTGGACGCCTTGCTGGCCGAAGGGCCTCACCTGCTGCTTTCCTGTGGTGATATGATCAACGGGCTTATGAGCATCGGCCATCCGGGCAATCGAACCATTACCACCGATTTTTCCGACCTGATAGACGCCTATCCCGACCTCTTTGCGCGGACGCCTTTCATGCCGGTGCTGGGGAATCATGACCGCCAGATTTACCACCGGCTCCTCCAGCCGCCCCCCGAGCCCATCTATGACCTGAAGGCGACGGCCTTCTTGAACTTCTTCCCCCTGCCCGATCCAGGTAGGACCTGGCACCTCGACATTCCAGGCTTCGATGTGCGCGTTATCGGGCTGGACCTGAGCCACACGCCCGACGCGGGCACGACGTGGCAGAGTTGCCAGGCTTTCGACGCGGGGTCCGCACAGATGTCGTGGTATCGCGAGACAATGGCGGAAAGCCGCCAGCGCTTTGTGCTCACGGTGTACAACGAGTGGCACCACCTCGTGGGCAAGGCGGCGGAGGGCGAATGGATGAACGTGGCGAAACAGGGTAGCGCGGCGATTTCCGGCTTTGGTCTTTTCGCGGAGCGGGCCAACTACGACGGCCTCCCCTGCTTCAATACGGCGCTGAAAACGGGCAACATTTATGCAAACGGCGGTCGCACCCGTTTCTATCAGAAAGCACCGAGCTATCTGTTGCTCACGATCCCGAGGGCCGAAGGCCCCATGCGGGCGGACTTCAAGTCCCTCGATGGGCGGCTGATGAATCGGACGGAATGGCCGGAGCGGAAATACCAGATCCGCGCGTCGACGACGGGGCTTGCAGCCCGGCTTGATTCCGACTAG
- a CDS encoding DUF4123 domain-containing protein, whose amino-acid sequence MSSKPNAYDLHCFIEQHKQPGDILYSVVDAARDYRLAMASRDLLGEPLRPLFIKAPRHMEKVGPYLARIQCTNRYPDYMKLWAERLGDNGGILLLSSAWPKAIYSHLRSIFKVYDETGAMFYFRYYDPRVLRTYLPTCTAKEGRQFFGPIRSILVEDETAGVMRNYRNGQAAVQMDAEPIPVSEEAATFA is encoded by the coding sequence ATGTCGAGCAAGCCCAACGCCTACGATCTGCACTGCTTCATCGAGCAGCACAAGCAACCGGGAGATATTCTTTACTCCGTGGTGGATGCCGCGAGGGACTACCGCCTGGCGATGGCCTCCCGGGACCTGCTGGGGGAACCGTTGCGCCCGCTTTTCATAAAGGCGCCGCGCCACATGGAAAAGGTGGGGCCCTATCTGGCGCGGATTCAGTGCACGAACCGCTATCCCGACTATATGAAGCTCTGGGCCGAGCGTCTGGGCGACAACGGGGGCATTCTGCTGCTGAGCAGTGCGTGGCCGAAGGCGATTTACAGCCACCTGCGGTCCATATTCAAGGTCTACGACGAAACCGGAGCCATGTTCTATTTCCGATATTACGACCCCCGGGTGCTGCGGACCTACCTGCCCACCTGCACCGCGAAGGAAGGCCGGCAGTTCTTCGGACCGATCCGCAGCATCCTGGTCGAAGATGAGACCGCCGGCGTTATGAGAAACTACCGCAATGGACAGGCGGCCGTCCAGATGGACGCGGAACCCATCCCCGTTTCAGAAGAGGCCGCGACTTTCGCATAA
- a CDS encoding type II toxin-antitoxin system VapC family toxin codes for MNLLLDTHAVLWWLADDPALSSEARRAIGDAANDVCVSPVTPWEIAIKSSAGKLKAPDNLLEALRANRFRELPISLVHAERAGTLPPWHRDPFDRMLIAQALTEGLTLVTRDRVFEQYDVNVLRA; via the coding sequence GTGAACCTGCTGCTGGACACCCACGCCGTACTGTGGTGGCTTGCGGACGATCCGGCGCTGTCCAGCGAAGCGCGGCGCGCGATAGGCGACGCTGCGAATGACGTTTGTGTCAGCCCGGTCACGCCTTGGGAAATCGCGATCAAATCTTCAGCGGGCAAGCTCAAGGCGCCGGATAACCTGCTGGAAGCACTCAGGGCTAATCGCTTTCGGGAACTCCCCATTTCTCTCGTGCACGCGGAAAGGGCGGGCACCCTTCCACCCTGGCACCGCGATCCCTTCGACCGAATGTTGATTGCTCAGGCGTTAACAGAAGGCCTTACGCTGGTCACCCGTGATCGCGTCTTCGAGCAATACGATGTGAACGTTTTGCGGGCCTGA